CGCCAACTCATCAACCGTGCGACCAGGAGCAGTCAGAGCATAAAATAACATCAAATTTGGGTACTTATCCCCAGGAAACCCACTAGAACCTTGGGCATTCAACGCCACTCGCTGTTGTTCAACCAAAGATTTATACAATCGTGAAGTACGTCCATCACTCAATAAACTAGCAATAATGTCATAAACCGCATTATCTCGGTCAGTTACAGACGGACGGTGATAACCTTCTAAATACCAAGGTTGAGAAGGTAGCTGTAAAGTAACTTCCCGCGTTTGTGTTTGCGGTGGTTCCGCTGGGATGGATGCAGTAGCTTTTGGTTTTTTAGGAAAGCGTCCAAAATAAATTTGCGCCAGTTTTTTCACCTGATTCGGGTTGACATCTCCCACAACTGCAATGGTTAAATTACTCGCTACATAATACGTATCAAAAAACTGCTTCACATCTTCCGGTGTGAGGTTGCGGATATCTTCGTCATAACCAATGACCGGACGCCTGTAAGCATGGGTTTTGTAAGCAGCATCGAGAAACTTTTCCACCATTTGTCCAATGGGCGAATTTTCTACCCGCAGGCGTCTTTCCTCCAAAATTACATCTTTTTCTTTATAAAACTCGCGAAATACTGGGTCAAGAAATCTCTCTGATTCTAGGGACATCCACAGTTCCAACTTATTCGCCGGAAAGCTGTAAAAATAACGGGTGGCTTCCACAGAGGTATTCGCGTTTAAACCCACCCCTCCCGCTTGTTCGACAATTTGCCCTAGTTCATTTTGCTTGACAAACTTACCTGCTTGTGATTCTACTTGCTTAAACTCAGCTTGCAACTTGGCGACTTGATCTTTTTTACCACCAGCCTTAGCTGTTTTAATTTCTGTATCCAATTGTTGCAAACGGTTAAGCAGTGGTTGTTCTGACTTGTAGTCTTTCGTACCAATACGTTGCGTACCTTTAAAAGCCAAATGCTCCAAAAAGTGGGCTACACCAGTTTTGCCATCCGGCTCATCCACACCACCGACATCAGCGTAGGTAAGAAAAGAAACTACAGGTGCTTGATGGCGTTCCAAAACAATGAACTTCATCCCATTGTCCAGGCGAAACTCAGTCAACTGCTTAATAACCCGATCCAGATAAGGTTGAATCGAAGTTTGAGGAGTTTGAGCTAGAGCAGCTTCTGGAACTATTCCCCAGGTAAACATGGCAATAACCAGCAAAATTGCCAAAAATCGGCGCAATTTGAAGGGGGATAGATTCTGGTAAAAACAACGGGAATTGAGAGCAGATTTGATTCCCAGTCCCCAGTCCCATTTGAAAATTGAGCGACTCAGTTTAAGCATAAGCGTCAATAAAAGTAAAGTTCTACTATCTCAGAAACAGACTACGAGCCATTGGGCGTTAATCTAGTATTAAGCTTTTGGTGCTTTTTGTACCTGACGTTAGACAATATTGCGACAACCAGTGTTCCAAAGAGATCACTATAACCACTATGCGAGTTTTTAATTCTCCCCCACCCTCAGAAGCACAGACACGTAACCGTATTTTACAGGCCGCGTTGCGATTATTTGCCTCCCAGGGATTTGATGGGACAACCACCCGCGACTTAGCACAAGCAGCAGGTGTAGCTGAGGGCACCCTATTTCGTCATTTTCCCAATAAAAAGGCAATTTTGGTAGAGGTGGCTACTGGTGGTTGGGTGGAGATTCTCACAGATTTACTTACAGAATTGAGTGAAATGGGTAGCTATAAAGCGATCGCCCAAGTAATGCGCCGACGGATGTGGAATTTACAAAAAAATGCCGAATTGATGAAGGTCTGTTTCATGGAGGTACAATTTCATCCAGATTTGCGCGATCGCATTCAACTAGAAGTCATTAGCAAAATGACCGATGTCGCGGAAGCTTTCTTTCAAACGGCGATGGATAGAGGTGTTTATCGCCAAACGGATGCGAAATTAGTGGCTAAGGTTTTCTTAGGAATGTTTGCGATCGCTGGTTTTTCTGACAACACCTTAATCGAACCCAACGCTTCCCCCCAAGAAATGCAGCAAATGGCTGAAGGATTGGCTGATATTTTTCTCAATGGCGTGTTAGCGAAAGAGTGAAATTTGTTGTCCCTCTACCTGTTTGGCAAAATTAGCTTAATTAGGTCGGTTATTGAACATTACAGGCTGGTTGTCGTCATTTGTCCGTTGTATGCTCCCTTCGACTAAGCTCCCTTCGACTTCGCTCAGGGAGCGACTTGGTTCCCTTCGACTAGGCTCCCTTCGACTTCGCTCAGGGAGCGACTAGGCTCCCTTCGACTAGGCTCCCTTCGACTTCGCTCAGGGAGCGACTAGGTTCCCTTCGACTAGGTTCCCTTCGACTAGGTTCCCTTCGACTAGGTTCCCTTCGACTAGGTTCCCTTCGACTAGGTTCCCTTCGACTAGGTTCCCTTCGACTAGGTTCCCTTCGACTAGGTTCCCTTCGACTAGGTTCCCTTCAACTTGGTTCCCTTCGACTAGGTTCCCTGAGCGAAGTCGAAGGGAGCGACTTTGCTCACCACCGAAGCCAGCCAACCTACTGTAATGAGTTTCATTTTGACATTCAGCCAACTGATGCAACAAATTTGTATCCCCTGCAATCAAAGCTTGCTTTTTCTTCCGATTCCAGCCCTGTACCTGCTTCTCACGCTCAAAAGCATCAGCCACGCGCTTATAATACTCACAGAAAACCAGCTTCACAGGCAACCGTTTCGCCGTGTAGTTTGCACCCTCTCCCTCTTGATGTTGCCATAGACGCCGCTCTAAATCTGTTGTACTACCCGTGTAGTAACTACCATCAACACACTCAAGAATGTAGATATAAGCCATAAGTTGATTTGTGCGATCGCTCGCTGTCTAGTTACTTATAAAAAGTGTTCCCTGAGCGAAGTCGAAGGGAACACTCTTTAACTAGCGCTGTCTAGTTACTTATAAAAAGTGTTCCCTGAGCGAAGTCGAAGGGAACACTCTTTAACTAGCGAAGTGAAAGCGATGTGCATGGAAATAACGTACCTGATATCCAGGAGCGTGGGTTTCGACTCCGCTCAACCCACTGGTTGAGCGTCGAGGGCTGAATCTGAGTGCGTAAGTCCTGTTTTGTATAAAAACAAATAAATAATCAATAAATTTAAAGTTAATTTAACTATAGCTTAATTTTAGTACGTATATTTCTGTTTTGCCGCAAATTTTAGCCTTACGACATTTGTGATTATTGCCTGAAAACTACTTAAAATTGATTCGCCGAGCTTGTTGACTCCATTGTCGCACTTGCTCCACCGCCGGACATAAATCGCGGCGTTGCATTGTGGCAACCTGTAGACGTAAAATTTGCAGGTGCAATCTGTGAGCCGGAACCTCAGCCAACTGCGCCACCGAACCCACACCTGCATGTAACAATAAACCACAATATTGTGTCCCCACACCAGGAATCCGCGCCAAATCTGCCAAAGCCACCCATTTATTGACATACTGAAGATGGACTTGTAATTGACTTGCTAACGCCACTCTTTGTTCTAGAGTCTTCCCTAGTTTAACTAGCGCTGCTGTGGTTTTAATGCCACAATTTTGTAGTTGCGATTGTTCATCTTGACTCAATCCAGGTAATTGCTCAATCGGCCAGTCACAAGACTTGATAGGATGAGGATTATCTGTATGTTTAGGGGTCATGTCAACTCTCCGCGCAGGACTGTAACTGCTTGTCCACCCAGATAAACGCGATCGCCCCCAGGATAATATACCTTGACTACCCCACCGCGACTAGATGCCTGATAAGCCAAGAACTGATCTTTTTGCAGGCGATCGCGCCAGAAAGGAGCAAGACAACAATGAGCAGCGCCAGTCACCGGGTCTTCATTTATCCCCAATCCTGGAGCAAAGAAGCGAGAAATAAAATCGTAGTCTGAACCAGGATGAGTAATGCTAGTTACAATGATATCAGACACAGGCAATGTTTTGAGTAACTGGAAATTCGGCTGTAGTTCTCGCACCAAATCTTCCGATTCCAACTCTACCAAATAACCCAGAGAATTCTCAAAGACAGATTTGTAAGCTACACCCAAAGCTTTGCTGAGTTCTGACGGTGCGACAGTTGCACAAGAAACATTCACCGGAAAATCTAACTCAATCCAGTCACCTTGAAGCTTGGCTGTTAGTACCCCGCTTTTAGTAAAAAACCGCACCACTTCATCAACAGACAAATGACCCTCCAACCATAGCACATGGGCACTGGCTAAGGTAGCATGACCACAAAGAGGTACTTCCACCGTCGGTGTAAACCACCGCAAACCAAAGCCATCATCCTGTCTGACAATAAAAGCCGTCTCCGATAAATTCATCTCCTGGGCGACATTCTGCATCCAAGCATCATCTTGGGGTGCAGACAAAACACATACAGCAGCAGGATTCCCAGCGAAAGCCCGATTCGTGAAAGCATCAACCTGAGTAATAATTTGTCCCATAGGTTCAATGACGACTTCTCCCAATACTGCGTAGGTTTTGAAAATCGCAAAGCGTGAAACCTTTGTAGAGACGTTACATGTAACGTCTCTACATTCGTTAACCGAGTAGTATTGCGACTTCTCCCATCATTTAGATTACCTAATTTCTGCCTCTGCATGAACTCCTATTGCAAGTCGATGCAATTCAATTGCGAGTCGATGCAATTCAATTGCAAGTCGATGCAATTCAATTGCGAGTCGATGCAATTCAATTGCGAGTCGATGCAATTCAATTGCGAGTCGATGCAATTCAATTGCGAGTCGATGCAATTCAATTGCAAGTCGATGCAATTCAATTGCGAGTCGATGCAATCGCATTGCAGGGTAAAATATTGTTATGCTAACCCAAAATCCCCCCACCTCCCTCATCGACACCCTCCGTCACCGCAGACAAAAACTAGCTAGCCTGATTGATTTTCCCGCAATTCTGTGGTCAGGAAACAGCAGTCCGCGTAACTTTGCGGCTAATAATTTTCCCTTTCGCGCTAGCAGTCATTTCCTTTACTTTGCCGGATTGCCATTACTAAACGCCGCTATTCGCCTAGAAGCAGGTAAACTAGAATTATTCATAGATGATCCTCATCCCAGCAGCGCCCTTTGGCATGGACAAACACCAAATCGGGAAAAAATCGCCGAGATAATTGGCGCTGATGCAGCAAGACCAATGGCAGAATTAGAGTCATCAATAGAAGGTGCAGCGACAATAGCTGTACAAGATGCGGCTACTTGGACACAGCAAACCCAGCTATTAAATAGATGGATTTTACCCCCAAATCCGCCCCAAGGAATTGACTTAGAATTAGCCAAGGCGATTATCTCCCTGCGCCTCACCCATGATACCGAAGCATTAACTGAGTTACGCCAAGCTGCGGTGGTGACTGTAGAAGCTCACAAAACGGGGATGGCTGCAACAGCTAAAGCCAAACGAGAATCAGAAATTAGGGCAGCGATGGAAGGAATAATTATCGCTCACAATATGACAACATCTTACAACAGTATTGTCACAGTTCACGGCGAAGTTTTGCATAATAACCAATATCACCACCCCCTACAACCAGGAGATTTACTCCTAGCTGATGTCGGCGCCGAAACAGAGATGGGTTGGGCTGGCGATGTCACCCGTACTTGGCCAGTTTCTGGTAAATTTTCATCTACCCAAAGAGATATATATAATATTGTACTGGCGGCTCATGATGCGTGCATTGCCAAAATCTTTCCTGGGGTGGAGTATGAAGAGATTCATCTTTTGGCTTGCACAGTCATTGCGGAAGGATTAGTAGATTTAGGTATTTTACAAGGAAATCCCCAAGATTTAGTGGCAATGGATGCCCATGCATTGTTTTTTCCCCACGGTATTGGGCATTTACTCGGTTTAGATGTCCATGATATGGAAGATTTAGGCGATTTAGCTGGGTATGAAGAGGGACGCCAAAGAAGCGATCGCTTTGGTTTAGGCTATCTACGTTTAAATCGTCCCCTGCGTCCAGGAATGCTGGTGACAATTGAACCGGGGTTTTATCAAGTTCCTGCCATTTTAAATGATGGTGAACTGCGCTCAAAATATTATAATGTCGTCAATTGGGAACGCTTATCTCAATTTGCCGATGTCCGAGGAATCCGCATCGAAGATGATGTTTTAGTGACAGCAGAGGGTAGTGAAGTGTTAACGGCTGCATTACCAAATCATCCAAGTGCAGTAGAGGAATTAGTCGCTGGTTGATTTTATCATAGTTCACCCGTAAAGGTCAACTTTTGAACCCTGTCGGCAAATGCTGCGTTGTTAGAGCGAAGGGGTAATAAGACGTAAATTGGAAATTTCTCGAAAATCTTTGATATTGTGAGTAACTAGCGATAAGTTATGGCGGATAGCTGTTGCTGCAATCCAGGCATCTTGAGGAGAAATGACCCGTCCTGCACTTTGTTGATCGGCACGAATCTGTGCCCATTCCCGACAGAGGGGTTGATCAACTGGAATGATGATATAATCCGACAAGTATTGCTCTAGTTGTGCGAGGCGACGAGCGCCCCACTTACGCAGGATTGCCCATTGAAAAAGTTCGGCAACGGTCATGAATGAAAGTGCCAATTCATTACCTGTTAAAAGTGGGATGTAAGGATCGGCATAGTCGCTGCCTTTGAAGATGAAGGAGGCAATGTCGGTATCGATTACCAAAAGACTCATGGAAGTTTCCTTAAATTAACTCTTGGCGTTGTTCCTGCAGGAAGGAGAGAAAGTCTTCAATGGAATCTTCTTGAGGCCAAAAGTCAGCGGCGAGATCCTTGATATTCTCAACCGTTGTAGGGTTTTGGGTGGTAAGCAACTGCTTGATTGTGATCCCGTGGCGAAACTGGTCATTGAGCATTTTCAGGTAAGTTTGGGAATTCAAGGATGAATCACCAAGTATGAGGATTTGGAGGAGTTGTTGGCGCTCTTTAGGTGAGAGCGATTGGATGAGAGTCAGCGCAGCTTCGAGTTGTGGTGTCATGGTAAGGAGTTTCCCATATACAAAGAGTATTTATACAGCATTTTTATACGTAATTTTGTCAACCCGGATATTACACATTCATTATTTTAACCCATTGAAATGGGTTAATCATTTGTTAGCTTACAGCTATTTTCAGGTAAATGAACCACATTTTTATATCTCACGCAAACGTGTTCGTAGAGAAGGCGCATGAGCGGAGCGTGCCGTAGGGAAGTAACAAAGAAATACAGATATAGATATCGGCGTGTGGTCTAAATACCTGAAAACTGCTGTAACCCCTTGTAAAGATTGTAAAATACAGTCTCTACATTCATGTTCCAAGATGTCTATTAGAAATCTCCATTTGCGCTAAATAATATGCCCACATCATTCTTCCCCAAAAACGTCCCAACGATAGCACAAACCACCCACCAAAGCCAACAATAAAAAACGTAATCCCGCCAACTACTGACGCAAGCAACGAAAACAAAAATAGCATCACTAACACACCTATTTTTGCTAACACATAGTCACCTAAATTTCGCAATATAAATTTAAAGTGTGCAAAGATATTTATTGTTTCAAGAAATGAGTTTTTTGTCGCACAACGCAACGCCATTGACGGAACCATCAGGAAAACTAGGTTCTTGCGTACTTAGCGTGCTAAATATGTTGAAAAATAAGCTTGAACTCCTTGCTGGGATAAGATGACAGCCATTATTTACTGCCTTTTAGGTCTGATGATTAAAATTTTGGCTATAAGCGCCTGTAAGCCTTGATTTTAAAACAAAGTTATCGACTGTAATTAAAAATTTAGCACGTTAAGTACGCAAGAACCACAAATATAGACTTTTAGGGTGCGTCAGCTGTAAGAATTGGGCAATTTGATAGCTAGTGCGATCGCGTTTATCAGATAAGGATTTTAAAAATGAGATGCGTTTCCCTTGAACCACACTTCACCCTCTGCTGTGCCTGTGTATTGGCTATTAGACCAAACCACTACTGTAGAGCGTTCAACATCTGGACGAATAAGAATTTGCGACACAAAGCGACTGTATTCTGACAAAGATTGCAGAGGGTTTTCGCTCATACTCTAATAAATTGGCTGAAAACGAAGGGTTTCAGCTAACTCGCGTTGATTTATCTGCTCCGTATATGACTGCTTTCGGCGAAGCCATGTTTCATATATACCCTTCCAGCGACTAAAGTCAGTACGGGTTTCGTCATATTCATCATAGCGGGCGAGGGTACCAGCAAAGAGCGCTTTGTAGAAATCCTCGCTCAGAACACCATATTTTTCCTCATAGAGAGTCAATCGGCGCTCCAGCAGTTTCATCTCAATCACAAGTTCATGAATTTCCATTATCTGTACACGGTAAAATGTATCTATTCCAAACCACAAGGTTAGATTACATTATCCTAACCCGACCCTGCGGTTGAGCATTATCAGCTGTGTGACACAGGTCTATTGTTAACAAATTATGGCAAATCAAACCCTGGGACTAGAAAAAGACTTATATAATTATCTCCTATCTGTATCCCTGCGAGAACCGGAAATCTTAACCCAATTACGCCAAGAAACAGCCCAGCATCCAATGGCGATAATGCAAATTGCACCGGAACAGGGTCAGTTTATGGCGTTGTTGGTGCAGTTGTTAGGTGCGAAAAAAACTCTAGAGTTAGGTGTATTTACTGGCTATAGTACGCTAGTAGTTGCCTTGGCGTTACCGAAAGATGGTAAAGTTGTCGCCTGTGATGTCAGTGAAGAATTTACGGCGATCGCTCGGCGTTATTGGCAGCAAGCAGGGGTAGGAGATAAAATTGACTTGCACATCGGACCTGCCCTAGAGACCTTAGATAAATTCTTGGCAGATGGAGAAGCAGAAAGCTTTGATTTTGCCTTCATCGATGCCGACAAGAGTAATTATGATGGTTATTATGAGCGATCGCTACAGTTAGTGCGTCCGGGTGGACTAATTGCGATCGATAATGTTCTCTGGTCAGGTAGGGTCGCCGATCCCGAAGTACAGGATAATAGAACTAACCAGATTCGCGCCTTTAATCAGAAGCTGCATCAAGATGAACGAATCACCCTGAGTTTGCTACCCATTGCCGATGGTTTGACATTAGCGCGGAAGAATTCAAAAAATTAACTTCAGTTAGTCCTCAATAGTAACGTACCGCAAATTTATTGATCGTGCGTAAAACCCCATCCCCAGGTGTCTGTGGATGTAAGCACGGTTAATTGAAGGGGTTCGATACCCCTTCAATTAACACTCTCCCTTCGGGTAAGCGAGTTAACCTCTGTCTTTCTGAGTCTCAATGTACCGCTTCACTGCTTCTTGGGAGACTCCGCCAACAGATGAGTAAAACGTGCCATCACTCCACATCCCTGAACCCCAAAAGCGACGTTTTTTAAGGTCTTTAAACGTATTAAATATATGCACAGCCGAAATTGATTTCATGGTTTTAGCGATTTCTACTGGTGCGGTGGTGTGGTCTGCCTGTACAAATACATGAACGTGGTCAGGCATTATTTCCAATGCGTGAAGTATCCATCCATAGGTTTTACAGGTTTCCCCGATGATGCGTTTTAACTCCACCTCTACAGCGCCTTCAAGGATTTGATGACGGTATTTGGGGCAAAAAATAATGTGGTATCCCAGACAATGTAAGCTTTGTGAGCTTGATAGTATTTCCATTTTTAGTGTATATCGACAAAATATATAAACCTTGTGATATACTCAGTTTACCACCGCCAGTTGTTCATGGGGGAAACCCCCAAGACCACACTGGCTCAGGAAATAAAATGCCTGCGTAGTGCTGACACACCACACAGGCTACTCCTGAAGCCGATTAAACTAAGCAGGAGCAAATCAATTATGCCAGATCCAAGATATTTAAACGATCCAGAAGAAGAAAGCGAACCTTGGACAGAACCTATTCAAGCTGAAGACGACCGATCGGCAGAGGAAACCTGCCAAGAATTAGCCAATGATTACAACGTCGAATTAACGGATGTAACTTATCAAGGCGGGAACAATTACGATTGTCACTTTCAGTAGGAGCAAAATATGAGAATTACTGACAGATTACCAGGAACATCAATTTGGAACAAAAATCAAGGATGGGTATGTGAGCCACTTCCTGTGCTTGAAGCAAATCAAATAGCCGTAACTATTAACGTTAAAAGCGGAATATCTCAGTCACAGCTAGAACAGTCCTTGGATTCGTTAGGAATAGTATCACACTACTATTATTTAGGAGAAAATGATCCTAAAAACCCAAGAGCCGCTAATCTTGTTTACTTAGCTAAAGTATGTCATTCATACGGTGAATTGCTGGAAACTATAGGCGTCTTGCAGTCGGCAAACATACCAGTAAACGCTATCTCTGTAATAACTCCTCAGTTGCAAAAACTGGCAACATTTAAGCAGTTTGAGCAGAGGCAAACAGCGTAATGAAACGTACTGTTAGCGTCCCAGTTGATTTACCATCAGAAAGGTTTTTACCTCTGATGAATCAGTGTGCAGAAATATTTAATGCACACGTTGACTGGGCTATTGCTAACAGTACCTACAACAAAAACAAGGCACACAAG
The Gloeotrichia echinulata CP02 DNA segment above includes these coding regions:
- a CDS encoding pitrilysin family protein, coding for MFTWGIVPEAALAQTPQTSIQPYLDRVIKQLTEFRLDNGMKFIVLERHQAPVVSFLTYADVGGVDEPDGKTGVAHFLEHLAFKGTQRIGTKDYKSEQPLLNRLQQLDTEIKTAKAGGKKDQVAKLQAEFKQVESQAGKFVKQNELGQIVEQAGGVGLNANTSVEATRYFYSFPANKLELWMSLESERFLDPVFREFYKEKDVILEERRLRVENSPIGQMVEKFLDAAYKTHAYRRPVIGYDEDIRNLTPEDVKQFFDTYYVASNLTIAVVGDVNPNQVKKLAQIYFGRFPKKPKATASIPAEPPQTQTREVTLQLPSQPWYLEGYHRPSVTDRDNAVYDIIASLLSDGRTSRLYKSLVEQQRVALNAQGSSGFPGDKYPNLMLFYALTAPGRTVDELAVALRQQIDKLKTESVTTTELQRVKTQARAGLLRSLDSNMGMAKQLLEYEVKTGSWRNLFKQLDDIASVTPADIQRVAQDRFTPENRTIGKLLSKQG
- a CDS encoding TetR/AcrR family transcriptional regulator, which produces MRVFNSPPPSEAQTRNRILQAALRLFASQGFDGTTTRDLAQAAGVAEGTLFRHFPNKKAILVEVATGGWVEILTDLLTELSEMGSYKAIAQVMRRRMWNLQKNAELMKVCFMEVQFHPDLRDRIQLEVISKMTDVAEAFFQTAMDRGVYRQTDAKLVAKVFLGMFAIAGFSDNTLIEPNASPQEMQQMAEGLADIFLNGVLAKE
- a CDS encoding GIY-YIG nuclease family protein, encoding MAYIYILECVDGSYYTGSTTDLERRLWQHQEGEGANYTAKRLPVKLVFCEYYKRVADAFEREKQVQGWNRKKKQALIAGDTNLLHQLAECQNETHYSRLAGFGGEQSRSLRLRSGNLVEGNQVEGNLVEGNLVEGNLVEGNLVEGNLVEGNLVEGNLVEGNLVEGNLVEGNLVAP
- a CDS encoding DUF4332 domain-containing protein, with product MTPKHTDNPHPIKSCDWPIEQLPGLSQDEQSQLQNCGIKTTAALVKLGKTLEQRVALASQLQVHLQYVNKWVALADLARIPGVGTQYCGLLLHAGVGSVAQLAEVPAHRLHLQILRLQVATMQRRDLCPAVEQVRQWSQQARRINFK
- a CDS encoding PhzF family phenazine biosynthesis protein, which translates into the protein MGQIITQVDAFTNRAFAGNPAAVCVLSAPQDDAWMQNVAQEMNLSETAFIVRQDDGFGLRWFTPTVEVPLCGHATLASAHVLWLEGHLSVDEVVRFFTKSGVLTAKLQGDWIELDFPVNVSCATVAPSELSKALGVAYKSVFENSLGYLVELESEDLVRELQPNFQLLKTLPVSDIIVTSITHPGSDYDFISRFFAPGLGINEDPVTGAAHCCLAPFWRDRLQKDQFLAYQASSRGGVVKVYYPGGDRVYLGGQAVTVLRGELT
- a CDS encoding aminopeptidase P family protein translates to MLTQNPPTSLIDTLRHRRQKLASLIDFPAILWSGNSSPRNFAANNFPFRASSHFLYFAGLPLLNAAIRLEAGKLELFIDDPHPSSALWHGQTPNREKIAEIIGADAARPMAELESSIEGAATIAVQDAATWTQQTQLLNRWILPPNPPQGIDLELAKAIISLRLTHDTEALTELRQAAVVTVEAHKTGMAATAKAKRESEIRAAMEGIIIAHNMTTSYNSIVTVHGEVLHNNQYHHPLQPGDLLLADVGAETEMGWAGDVTRTWPVSGKFSSTQRDIYNIVLAAHDACIAKIFPGVEYEEIHLLACTVIAEGLVDLGILQGNPQDLVAMDAHALFFPHGIGHLLGLDVHDMEDLGDLAGYEEGRQRSDRFGLGYLRLNRPLRPGMLVTIEPGFYQVPAILNDGELRSKYYNVVNWERLSQFADVRGIRIEDDVLVTAEGSEVLTAALPNHPSAVEELVAG
- a CDS encoding type II toxin-antitoxin system VapC family toxin, encoding MSLLVIDTDIASFIFKGSDYADPYIPLLTGNELALSFMTVAELFQWAILRKWGARRLAQLEQYLSDYIIIPVDQPLCREWAQIRADQQSAGRVISPQDAWIAATAIRHNLSLVTHNIKDFREISNLRLITPSL
- a CDS encoding class I SAM-dependent methyltransferase, which produces MANQTLGLEKDLYNYLLSVSLREPEILTQLRQETAQHPMAIMQIAPEQGQFMALLVQLLGAKKTLELGVFTGYSTLVVALALPKDGKVVACDVSEEFTAIARRYWQQAGVGDKIDLHIGPALETLDKFLADGEAESFDFAFIDADKSNYDGYYERSLQLVRPGGLIAIDNVLWSGRVADPEVQDNRTNQIRAFNQKLHQDERITLSLLPIADGLTLARKNSKN
- the tnpA gene encoding IS200/IS605 family transposase yields the protein MEILSSSQSLHCLGYHIIFCPKYRHQILEGAVEVELKRIIGETCKTYGWILHALEIMPDHVHVFVQADHTTAPVEIAKTMKSISAVHIFNTFKDLKKRRFWGSGMWSDGTFYSSVGGVSQEAVKRYIETQKDRG